In Cynocephalus volans isolate mCynVol1 chromosome 3, mCynVol1.pri, whole genome shotgun sequence, one DNA window encodes the following:
- the SORD gene encoding sorbitol dehydrogenase: MAAAAKPENLSLVVHGPGDLRLENYPVPEPGPNEVLLKMHSVGICGSDVHYWQHGRIGDFVVKKPMVLGHEASGTVVKVGSLVKHLKPGDRVAIEPGAPRETDEFCKIGRYNLSPSIFFCATPPDDGNLCRFYKHNANFCYKLPDSVTFEEGALIEPLSVGIHACQRGGVTLGNRVLVCGAGPIGLVSLLVAKAMGAPQVVVTDLSASRLSKAKEVGADFVLQISKESPQEIASKVEGLLGCKPEVTIECTGAEAAIHAGIYATRSGGTLVLVGLGSEMTTVPLVHAAIREVDIKGVFRYCNTWPVAISMLASKSVNVKPLVTHRFPLEKALEAFETSKKGLGVKVMLKCDPNDQNP; this comes from the exons AGGTGCTGCTGAAAATGCATTCTGTTGGAATCTGCGGCTCAGATGTCCACTACTGGCAGCATGGTCGAATTGGTGATTTTGTTGTGAAAAAGCCAATGGTGCTGGGGCATGAAGCTTCGGGAACAGTCGTAAAAGTGGGATCACTGGTAAAGCACCTAAAACCAG GTGATCGCGTTGCCATTGAGCCTGGTGCTCCCCGAGAAACCGATGAATTCTGCAAGATTGGCCGATACAACCTGTCACCGTCCATCTTCTTCTGTGCCACGCCACCCGACGACGGGAATCTCTGTCGGTTCTATAAGCACAATGCAAATTTCTGCTACAA GCTTCCTGACAGTGTCACCTTTGAGGAAGGAGCCCTGATTGAGCCACTCTCTGTGGGGATCCATGCCTGCCAGCGAGGTGGGGTCACCCTGGGGAACAGGGTCCTTGTGTGTGGAGCTG GGCCAATCGGGCTGGTCAGTTTGCTTGTGGCCAAGGCAATGGGAGCCCCTCAAGTAGTGGTGACTG ATCTGTCTGCCTCTCGGTTGTCCAAAGCCAAGGAAGTTGGGGCTGATTTCGTCCTCCAGATCTCCAAGGAGAGCCCTCAGGAAATTGCCAGTAAAGTAGAAGGTCTGCTGGGGTGCAAGCCTGAAGTCACCATTGAGTGCACGGGGGCAGAGGCTGCCATCCATGCTGGCATCTAT GCCACTCGCTCTGGTGGGACCCTGGTGCTTGTGGGGCTGGGCTCTGAGATGACCACAGTACCCCTAGTGCACGCAGCCATCCGGGAGGTAGATATCAAGGGTGTGTTTCGATACTGCAACAC GTGGCCGGTGGCAATTTCAATGCTTGCATCCAAGTCTGTGAATGTAAAGCCCTTAGTCACCCATAGGTTTCCTCTGGAGAAAGCTCTGGAGGCTTTTGAAACATCCAAAAAGGGATTGGGCGTTAAAGTCATGCTCAAGTGTGACCCCAATGACCAGAATCCCTGA